From one Misgurnus anguillicaudatus chromosome 2, ASM2758022v2, whole genome shotgun sequence genomic stretch:
- the LOC129441706 gene encoding polymeric immunoglobulin receptor-like isoform X2, whose translation MVAYRKTTYFYIIWFCHILGPESFSDGYSFGTRQLSVKRGGSVTIPCYYDRKYTQQKKFWYSEYDNIRIYTNTTAGDVTVIDDPAQSLFTVTMRNLKGGHNGTYYCAVETGEQPKTITTDEPHLHVQPAPDLSVMSSSVTVDEGVNISLQCLYNTKYKNKNKQWCRYKDKRCYTSQNASVEISDDMRGSLTVVMSGLMKSDSGWYYCSVNVQQSPVQDLLVPVQLTVKAAATPDISTESNKTETENNTKNTIPAVNEQQPSAVPLWLPVSVGLLLLMILVGVFIWKWKRRSDSNVDTTYCVVEDPSGHKAQVPADGTLYSTVEPHYQNPQEQ comes from the exons GTCCTGAAAGCTTTAGTGATGGATACAGTTTTGGTACAAGACAGCTTTCAGTTAAGAGAGGAGGATCAGTCACTATCCCATGTTATTATGACAGGAAATACACACAACAGAAGAAATTCTGGTACTCGGAATACGATAACATTCGCATTTACACAAACACTACAGCTGGAGATGTGACAGTAATTGATGATCCTGCTCAGAGTCTTTTTACTGTGACTATGAGAAACCTGAAGGGTGGACACAATGGGACTTATTATTGTGCTGTGGAGACTGGTGAACAGCCAAAAACCATCACTACAGATGAGCCTCATCTCCATGTTCAACCTG CTCCTGATCTCTCTGTGATGTCCAGCAGTGTAACTGTAGATGAAGGTGTTAATATCAGTCTACAGTGCCTCTACAACACTAAatataagaataaaaacaaacagtggTGCAGATATAAAGACAAGAGATGTTACACATCCCAGAATGCATCAGTTGAGATCAGTGATGATATGAGAGGATCTTTGACTGTGGTAATGTCTGGACTGATGAAGAGTGATTCTGGCTGGTATTACTGTTCTGTAAATGTTCAACAGTCTCCTGTTCAAGATCTACTGGTTCCTGTACAACTCACAGTCAAAG CAGCTGCAACCCCAGACATCAGCACTGAAAGCAACAA AACTGAAAcagaaaataatacaaaaaataccATACCAGCAGTAAATGAACAACAACc GAGTGCAGTGCCGCTGTGGCTTCCAGTTTCTGTCGGGCTCCTACTGCTTATGATTCTGGTTGGTGTTTTTATCTGGAAATGGAAAAGGAGATCTG ATTCCAACGTAGACACAACTTACTGTGTTGTTGAAGATCCATCTGGGCATAAAGCA CAGGTTCCAGCAGATGGCACCCTTTACAGCACTGTAGAACCTCACTACCAGAACCCACAGGAACAATAA
- the LOC129441706 gene encoding polymeric immunoglobulin receptor-like isoform X1 yields the protein MVAYRKTTYFYIIWCCHILGPESFSDGYSFGTRQLSVKRGGSVTIPCYYDRKYTQQKKFWYSEYDNIRIYTNTTAGDVTVIDDPAQSLFTVTMRNLKGGHNGTYYCAVETGEQPKTITTDEPHLHVQPAPDLSVMSSSVTVDEGVNISLQCLYNTKYKNKNKQWCRYKDKRCYTSQNASVEISDDMRGSLTVVMSGLMKSDSGWYYCSVNVQQSPVQDLLVPVQLTVKAAATPDISTESNKTETENNTKNTIPAVNEQQPSAVPLWLPVSVGLLLLMILVGVFIWKWKRRSDSNVDTTYCVVEDPSGHKAQVPADGTLYSTVEPHYQNPQEQ from the exons GTCCTGAAAGCTTTAGTGATGGATACAGTTTTGGTACAAGACAGCTTTCAGTTAAGAGAGGAGGATCAGTCACTATCCCATGTTATTATGACAGGAAATACACACAACAGAAGAAATTCTGGTACTCGGAATACGATAACATTCGCATTTACACAAACACTACAGCTGGAGATGTGACAGTAATTGATGATCCTGCTCAGAGTCTTTTTACTGTGACTATGAGAAACCTGAAGGGTGGACACAATGGGACTTATTATTGTGCTGTGGAGACTGGTGAACAGCCAAAAACCATCACTACAGATGAGCCTCATCTCCATGTTCAACCTG CTCCTGATCTCTCTGTGATGTCCAGCAGTGTAACTGTAGATGAAGGTGTTAATATCAGTCTACAGTGCCTCTACAACACTAAatataagaataaaaacaaacagtggTGCAGATATAAAGACAAGAGATGTTACACATCCCAGAATGCATCAGTTGAGATCAGTGATGATATGAGAGGATCTTTGACTGTGGTAATGTCTGGACTGATGAAGAGTGATTCTGGCTGGTATTACTGTTCTGTAAATGTTCAACAGTCTCCTGTTCAAGATCTACTGGTTCCTGTACAACTCACAGTCAAAG CAGCTGCAACCCCAGACATCAGCACTGAAAGCAACAA AACTGAAAcagaaaataatacaaaaaataccATACCAGCAGTAAATGAACAACAACc GAGTGCAGTGCCGCTGTGGCTTCCAGTTTCTGTCGGGCTCCTACTGCTTATGATTCTGGTTGGTGTTTTTATCTGGAAATGGAAAAGGAGATCTG ATTCCAACGTAGACACAACTTACTGTGTTGTTGAAGATCCATCTGGGCATAAAGCA CAGGTTCCAGCAGATGGCACCCTTTACAGCACTGTAGAACCTCACTACCAGAACCCACAGGAACAATAA
- the LOC129441706 gene encoding polymeric immunoglobulin receptor-like isoform X3, whose amino-acid sequence MVAYRKTTYFYIIWCCHILGPESFSDGYSFGTRQLSVKRGGSVTIPCYYDRKYTQQKKFWYSEYDNIRIYTNTTAGDVTVIDDPAQSLFTVTMRNLKGGHNGTYYCAVETGEQPKTITTDEPHLHVQPAPDLSVMSSSVTVDEGVNISLQCLYNTKYKNKNKQWCRYKDKRCYTSQNASVEISDDMRGSLTVVMSGLMKSDSGWYYCSVNVQQSPVQDLLVPVQLTVKAAATPDISTESNKSAVPLWLPVSVGLLLLMILVGVFIWKWKRRSDSNVDTTYCVVEDPSGHKAQVPADGTLYSTVEPHYQNPQEQ is encoded by the exons GTCCTGAAAGCTTTAGTGATGGATACAGTTTTGGTACAAGACAGCTTTCAGTTAAGAGAGGAGGATCAGTCACTATCCCATGTTATTATGACAGGAAATACACACAACAGAAGAAATTCTGGTACTCGGAATACGATAACATTCGCATTTACACAAACACTACAGCTGGAGATGTGACAGTAATTGATGATCCTGCTCAGAGTCTTTTTACTGTGACTATGAGAAACCTGAAGGGTGGACACAATGGGACTTATTATTGTGCTGTGGAGACTGGTGAACAGCCAAAAACCATCACTACAGATGAGCCTCATCTCCATGTTCAACCTG CTCCTGATCTCTCTGTGATGTCCAGCAGTGTAACTGTAGATGAAGGTGTTAATATCAGTCTACAGTGCCTCTACAACACTAAatataagaataaaaacaaacagtggTGCAGATATAAAGACAAGAGATGTTACACATCCCAGAATGCATCAGTTGAGATCAGTGATGATATGAGAGGATCTTTGACTGTGGTAATGTCTGGACTGATGAAGAGTGATTCTGGCTGGTATTACTGTTCTGTAAATGTTCAACAGTCTCCTGTTCAAGATCTACTGGTTCCTGTACAACTCACAGTCAAAG CAGCTGCAACCCCAGACATCAGCACTGAAAGCAACAA GAGTGCAGTGCCGCTGTGGCTTCCAGTTTCTGTCGGGCTCCTACTGCTTATGATTCTGGTTGGTGTTTTTATCTGGAAATGGAAAAGGAGATCTG ATTCCAACGTAGACACAACTTACTGTGTTGTTGAAGATCCATCTGGGCATAAAGCA CAGGTTCCAGCAGATGGCACCCTTTACAGCACTGTAGAACCTCACTACCAGAACCCACAGGAACAATAA